GAGGAGGAGGGTCCTTTTATCGGCATCATATAGTTAGCCAAGGTTATACTAATAATGGACAACTCTTAGGGGCTGGAATTGGATCTGGGTCAGACTCACAAACATTATCTTTATCTCATTTCCTAAAAGATAGAACCTTGAAGGCTTATATTCAACGTATAGCTATTAATAAAGATTATATTTATGGTAAGTATTTAGATCCTGATAATAGACCCTCTGGTTCTCCTTATGCTGTAGATGAGTTGCAGTTTAATATAAGATTAGGTTTTAAAGGTCTTTTTGACTTCGATTCAGTATCCATGTTTGCAGAATTTGCTTATGATTATAGGTCTGCCTTTAACTTCATCCCATATGAAAAGATGAATAATATCTATTTAGCATTAGGCTTACAATATAAATTTTAATAGTAGAGGATAATATTTATTTTGAAGTTTTTAAAAGGAAAAAATAGTTATGGAGAAGCTGTTAAGATACTATTTATATTTGATAATCTAACAAAAATTCTAAATTTTGCAAAAAACATTATAATAGCTGCTGCTTTAGGTTTTACAAAAATCCCTGATGCATATAATTTATCACGTTCAATTAATGGTACGTTTTATGGTACTTTAACAGAAGCTCTACTTGCTGGCTCTCTTCCTCATTTGAACGAAAGAGAAGATATTCAGGAGAAAATAAATTTTCTATATTCACTAATAATAGTTGTTATCTCTTTCTTTACAATTATAAGTTTAGTTCTTTTTATTTTTTTCCCAAATATTATGGATTTATTAGCTCCAGGATTCACTATAGAACAAAAAAGGTTAGTGTTCATATTTTTTCTTTTACAACTTCCAATGTCTTTTCTGACTGTTTTTTCATATGCATTTGAAAGTTATTTTAGGTCTGAACAAATTTTTGGAATAGTTAATGTTGTTAAGTTTATTGTTGCTATAATCGCATTTTCATTAATGTTCTTTTTTATTAAGAATAATTTTTACTTTTTAGCTTTAGGTCCTCTTATTGGAACCGTTATTGGATTTCTATTTCTTCTATCCCAAATCCCTAAAAAAATGACTAAATTTGACCCAAAAGTTATTCAGTTGTTAAGATTTGCATTACCATTAATATTAGGAGGAAGCTTTACTATTATTAATTCTTTTGTAGATAAAGGGTTTTCTTCAACATTACCAGTTGGGCAGTTAACCACACTTGATTTATCTATGAGACTGGTTGAACAGATAAAAGGCTTAATTGCAGGACCACTTGTAGGAGCTTTATATGCCTTTTTATCCCTTTCAATTACAAGAAAGAATTATAAAGTAGCACAACAGCAATTATCACAAATAACGGATAATCTCATTACCTTGTTTTCTTTAGTTTTTATTTTATTTATTCTTTTTGGAAAATTCGCCTTGAGCATTATGTTTCAGCATGGAATTGTTAATTCTGATGATATTAACTTGTTATACGAGGTGACACTTATTAGCTTTCCTGTTTGTTTTAGCCTTGTTAATGTTTTAGTTATGGTTATGTATTCATTTAAAAATTCAAAAATAGTAACTATATCAGGTATTTTTACCACACTTCTTAATGTGTTTCTTAACTTTGTTTTTGTCAAAGTATTTGGAATTTATGCGTTAGCTTCAGCTACTCTTTTTGTTGTACTATTAAATGCATTAATAATATCTTTATTTGTTAAACATAAGTATAATTTTGTGACATATACTTGGAAACATTTTATTATCATATTCACTTCAATTGTCTCCTGTTATTTAATTATTATTTTTGATATTGATATCTATATATCAACAATATTCATTTTAATTCTTATTGGAGAGTTGTTAGCTTTTAGATTGATTACTATGGATAAGATACTAAGTTTAAAAAATAAAGTTATAAAAAGGAGATAGTATGAATATTTTATATATCGCTAATGGTTTCCCTGAAGCCCACAATATTTCATCTGGGGTTTTTAACTATCATAGATACAAAAAGTTAAAGGATTTAGGCCATAATGTTATTATATGTAAGATAAATCACATTCGTGAGAATGGATGGAAAAAAAGTTATAATTTAGAGTTTTTAGATCTACCTGAATTAGATGTTATGTATATTAATTATTTACAAGTTCCAAAACTAAATTTTTATATTGGGTTAGTTTCCAAGCTAAGCAGAATTGTAAAAGAAAATAGTATTGATATAGTACATGTACACTATGCTACTCAATCATTTGCTGCATATCTATTAAAAAAGAAAACTGGGACTCCCTATGTTATTACTTCCCATGGTTCTGGGGTGTCTGTAAATATGTTAAACGCTTTATACGCTAAAAAAACTAAAAAAGCATTTCTATTTGCAGATGCAGTAATGTATGTCTCAAAAGATTTACAAAAATTAGCCCATAATTCAGATCTACATAATTTAAATGAATATATTACCTATAACGGTGTTGATTTTACTCTTAATCCTATTAATAGAAAAATCGAAAATGATAATTTAAATAAAATTTGTTTTGTTGGTAATCTCATCGATATAAAAAGAAGCCAGTATCTGCCAGAAATATTTAGGAGTATAAAGGATAAATATCCTTCTGCTGAATTTACTATAATAGGTAACGGAGAAAATAGAGAATTAATAAAAGAAAAACTTTCTGTATTAGAATTAAATTCATGTGTTAATCTTCTAACTGATACTATTCCTCAAATTGAGTTATTTAAGATCCTTTCTAACAATGACTTATTAATACTACCAAGTAAATACGAAGCATTTGGTTGTGTTTTAATTGAAGCTATGATGTGTGGTTGCCAAGTAGTTGTAAGTGAAAATGGTGGAATGCCTGAAGTTGTTGGAGATTTTGGTTCAATAGTCCCTGATTCAGAGGCATGGATTAATGATTTCTCTTCAGCTGTAGTATATAGACTTTCAAATCCTGTAGGATATGAGAAGTTAAAATTAAGGGCAAAAGAGTTTTCATGGGAGAATACTGTCAAAATGGAAGAGTCTATATATAAAAGGTGTTTAACTAAATGAATATAATTTATCACATACCTTGGGAAATAAAAGTAGGAAGAAAGTCTGCAACTGGAATTAGACCCTTGGAAATGTTAGAGGCTTTTAAAAACCTAGGCTGTAATGTTTATACTGTTATGGGTAGTGGTCATGACAGAAAAGTTGCAATTAGAAGTATAAAAACACTTATAAATAGTGGTGTTAAATTTGATTTTGTCTATTCAGAGAGTTCAACAGCACCTACATTTATAGCAAGTGGTTGGAAAGACTTTTTAAAATATGGAAGTTTAGATTTAAAGTTTCTGAAATATTGTAGAAAAAATGGGTTAAAGTTAGGTCTTTTTTATAGAGATATATACTGGCGATATCCTGAATATATGGAAGAGATACCTTTTTTAAAAAGAATAATTCTTCAATTAACTTACAGGTTAGATCTAATTTGGTATAAAAAGTGGGTAACTAATTTATATCTTCCCTCTGTTAAAATGAGTAGGCTGTTAGGAAAATATAGTTTTAATGTTAAAGGTCTACCTCCAGCAGGGTCAGAAATAGATTATATTGATAATTTAAATAACAAAAAACAGGATCTTAATCTTTTTTATGTTGGTGGTACTAATGAAAATTATAAGTTACATAAACTTTTTAAGATAGTTTCAAATAAGATAGGAACAAAACTAAGATACTGTACACGGAAAGATGAGTGGAATATTGTAAGTTCCCAGTATAAATCAGGTAGCAATATAGAGGTTATACATAAAAGTGGTAAAGAGTTAAAGGAAGAGCTTATTAATGCAGATATCGGCATGCTGTTTTTTGAAACAGATGAATACCGTACTTTTGCTATGCCTGTTAAAATGTTTGAATACTTAAGTTATGGTATTCCTGTTATAGCCACTGAAGGCACAGCTGCAGGTGACTGGGTTAAAAAGAATGGGGTTGGTTGGACAATACCTTATAGTGAAGAAGCATTGGATAATTTGTTAAATAACTTAATTGAAAACCCTAATCAAATAGTTAACACTAAAAAAAATATTAGTAATGTTTTAAAAGACAATTTATGGTCTAGTAGGGCAGAACAGGTTATTAAGGATTTACGTTAATGAAGGTATTAGTATTAGCATCATGGTATCCTAGCCCCATGTGGGAAGATCTAGGGGATTTTGTAGAGAAGCAGGTTAATGCACTAAACAAAAATGGGATAGAAACAGATGTAATTTACCCAAATATATACTCCCCAAAACGGATTTTAAAGTGTAAAAAAATCTCCCTTGGTATAAAAAAAGATAGAAGAAATAATAACAGTGTTTATATAGGGTATGGAATTAAAACCCATTTAAACTCTTTTGATAGTTATCGAACTAAAAGATTAGGCCAGAAACTTTTTAAATTATATGTAAAGGAAAATGGATTACCAGATATAATCCATCTGCATAACTTTATGGCTGGAGATCTGGCAGTATGGATTAAAAATAAGTATGGAATCCCCTATATAGTAACTGAGCACTACACTGGCTTTGCCAGGAATATTGTAACACCCTTTGAAAAAAAGATCGCCGGCAGAGTTTTTGAAAATAGTAGTAGGAATATAGCTGTAAGTGAACCTTTTAGAAAAATTTTAGAAGACGTTACAAATAAAACTTTTATAACAATACCTAACCTTATTGATACTGATTATTTTATACCTGGAGGTAGTAAATTTGATCATTATACCTTTATTAATGTAGCAGATGTTGTACCTAAAAAAAATCAACAGCTACTATTAAGAGCCATCTCTAAACTAGTAGAAAAGGGATTAGATATTCGTTGTATCTTTGTTGGGGATGGACCTGATAAAAAAGGTCTTGAAAATTTAGCAGTATCATTAGGTATTGATAGGTTTGTTACATTTACTGGTTTTAAACCACGGTCAGAGGTTAAGACTTTATTGCAAAAATCCCACTGTTTTGTATTGCCAAGTCTCCACGAAACTTTTGGTATTGTTGTTATAGAGGCTTTAGCTGCTGGTATTCCTGTTATAGCTACTCCCTCAGGTGGTCCTGAGTGGATCTTAAAAAATAGTAATGTAGGGCAAATAATTGATTGGAATATTGAAGAATTGACCCAAGCAATGGAAGATTGGATGACTATATCCATTAATTCTGATACCCTCCATAGCTGGGTAGTTGATAACTATTCGGATAGAGTAATATGTCAATCCCTAAAAAAACTTTATAAAGAGGTATTAGATTGTTAGACCCTAATTTACCAATATTTCTACAGGATTGGTACCTAGAAGCTGTATGTGGACAAGGAAACTATAAAAAATTAGAGATAAAAAAAAATAACAGTGTAATTGCGTGGATGCCTATATTTTTTAAAAAAAGAGGTCCATTTAGATATATAACTCAACCAAATTTCTCCCAATTCCACGGACCTACACTATACTTCCCTAAGGATCAAAAGGTTGTTAAAAAAAACTCTTTTATAGATAAAAATCAGGACCTTATATTAGATCTATTGGAAAAGGAGAAATTTCACTCATATAACCAAAATTGGAATCCAGATGTCTCTAGTTGGTACTCTTTTTATAAAAGAGGATATAATATGTTAGTTCGATATACCTATATTTTAAGGGATCTTTCTAACTTAGACGCTGTCTGGGCCGGCTTTGATAATAGGCTTAGAACAGATATTAGAAAGTCCGAAAAGAACTTTACATATGAAGTATCTGATAGTGTGGATAACCTATATTCAATTGAAGAGAAAACTTTTAAACGACAAAATCTATCAGTACCATTTTCAAAAAGTGATGTAAAAACACTTTTTAATGCAGTAAAAGAGAATAATAGTGGAGAACTACTAATTGCAAAGAGTGAGACTGGGGTTATCTCTGCCTGTGTATATTTAGTATGGGATAAAAAAACATGTTATTATATATTAGGTGGTGCCGACCCAGAGAATAGGGTAGGTTCCCCCCAAGCATTTTTATTATGGGAAGCAATTAAAAGAACTGCAGATAGAGGTCTAGAGTTTGACTTTGAAGGAAGTATGGTTCCTGGAATTGAAAAGTTTTTTAGATCCTTTGGTGGGGAGAGAGTACCCTATTATCAGGTTTGGAAACATAGATCAAAGATTTTTGGTCTGTTAAAGGGTTAAAAATTGATAAGAGTAGAAGGTCCAGATAATAATAGAGTTCAAAGAGAGTATATATGTCATGTTCTATTTAATGAGATCCTAGGTATAGAGTATACATTTACACCTTCTAATAAAGATTCCTGGACAATAGGCTTTGATAATGGACTTATAATAATTCCAGATTTACTTAAGGATAAGTATAACAAAGAGGATATACCCAAGGTAGTTAACTTTTATGAACTTCCATTTACTCCTGAAAAAGATATTCCTGGAATATTTACCCATGGAGAGTATAATAGAAGTGGTAATGTAGTAACCCTTCCCATAGATATCTTCTCCTCTAGCTTTTTTATGTTAAGTAGGTGGGAAGAGTCGGTTTTAAGTGATTTAGCACCAAATGGACGTTTCTCGGCTACCGATAGCCTTTCATATAAAAATAACTTTTTAGATCGACCAGTAGTAAATGAGTATATAACCTGGATATGGAATATTTTAGTTGAATTAGGTTACTCATCAATTAAAGAAGAGAAGAATTGGGAACTAGTAACAACCCATGATATTGATATGATTAGATTTCACCGAGTTAAAAGGTATTTAGGCGATATTGTTAAACACGCCTCCATCAAAAGATTTTTAGGTAGATTAATGTTACTTGGAAGTAATCCCTGGGATAGTTTTGATTGGATAATGGATCTGTCAGAGAGGGCGGGGATAAAGTCTCATTTTTATCTTTTAGTAGGTGGAAAGGATAGAATGGATAGGGATTTTAATCTTAAAGACCCACTAATTAGAAATATTATAGACAAAATTAAGAGAAGAGGTCATATAGTTGGTATACATCCATCATATAGTTCCGCTATAGAGAAAAAACAGTGGCTTCTTGAACTAGATAAAGCAAAAACTTTTACAAATTGTAATATTGTTGAGGGCCGGCAACACTATTTAAGATGGCTCCCCAAATCTACTCTGACTATGTGGGAAGAGGGGAATATGGAGCTTGATTCAACACTTGGCTATCATAATGCTCCAGGTTATAGGTGTGGTACTGGTAATATATTTACACTATTTAACTTAGAAAAAAATAGACCTTCTACTGTAAAGGAGCGGCCTCTTATATTTATGGATGGTACTTTTAGAGACTACTTAAAAGTTACACCAGAGAAGAGCCTAGACTACTTTAAACTCTTTAAAGAGAAATCCGTTAAGTATTCAATGCCCCTAACTATTTTATTCCATAATTCTAGTTTTGATAGACTTACTTGGGCTGGTTGGGACTCTTTATATACTTCTATATTAAATCTATCGGGGGGAAAAAAATGAAAAAGGTACTTTTAGTATCTCCATATCCATACTCTAAAACAGGACGAGGTATGGATGTTTTAACAGAGTGTTTTGAAGAAGAGGATTGGGATACTAACCATTTAAAGTTTCCAAACGTCTTTTATTCTGTAAATAAATCAAACTCTTTTGATACTAAGGTTACAGAGTTTACCTCTAAAAAAGCCCTTATTCCATATGTTGATGGTTTTATGAAGTGGTTTCCAAGGTTTTTATTTAACATAATGGTAAAGTATCAGCAGAAAAAAGCGAGTTTTATAGATTTTAGTAAATACGACTATGTTGTATTAGAGAGTGGTAAACCCCTCTTTCTATTAGATAAAATCCCCCATAAGACTAAAATTATATATAGACAATCAGACTCTGTTCGGCATGTACTAGGGAAAAACAGATACTATATCGCCCTTGAGGATAAAGTTTACAGTAGAGCAACAAAGATTATTGTAGTAAAGGATAGATTTAAAAATTTACTAGATAGCCAGACACAAAAAAAGGTTAGGGTTATAAGAAATGGCTATTCATTTCCAAAGGATGTTAATCTTTCTAATCCATATAGGGGAGATAGAAAAAACGCTATATATGTTGGTTTAACTAAACTAGATGCTCCAACATTAAAAAGTATCTGTTTAAAAAATGATAATCTTGATGTTCATATATTTGGAAACTGTATTACCCCCTGGGATCTAAAAAAACTAAATAAAATTGAGAATTTTTATTACCATGGGTTTGAACCTAGGGATGTCTACCTTTCATATATAAAATACGCAGATGTAGCAATTTTTCCATTTAAGCCATGGGATGCTATGGAGTGGGTTGGTTTTACTTCTAAATACCTAAACTTTATGTATTTTAAGCTTCCTGTTGTTTCATATTTAACAGGTGAATTAAGCGAGTTTGATGGTATGGGTGTTCTATTTCCTAAAGATGCGGAAGAGTTTGCAGTTATGGTTAAGGATGTTATAGAGAGGGGCGAGAAGGTTGATTCTAAAATTGACTTTCATTTCTATTCCCATCCACAGAGAAAAAAAGAGTATAAAGAGTTTATAAAGGAGTGTGAAAATGGAGACTGAATATTTTATTCATGAGTCTAGTTATGTTGAT
Above is a genomic segment from Thiospirochaeta perfilievii containing:
- a CDS encoding GNAT family N-acetyltransferase, whose translation is MLDPNLPIFLQDWYLEAVCGQGNYKKLEIKKNNSVIAWMPIFFKKRGPFRYITQPNFSQFHGPTLYFPKDQKVVKKNSFIDKNQDLILDLLEKEKFHSYNQNWNPDVSSWYSFYKRGYNMLVRYTYILRDLSNLDAVWAGFDNRLRTDIRKSEKNFTYEVSDSVDNLYSIEEKTFKRQNLSVPFSKSDVKTLFNAVKENNSGELLIAKSETGVISACVYLVWDKKTCYYILGGADPENRVGSPQAFLLWEAIKRTADRGLEFDFEGSMVPGIEKFFRSFGGERVPYYQVWKHRSKIFGLLKG
- a CDS encoding glycosyltransferase gives rise to the protein MNILYIANGFPEAHNISSGVFNYHRYKKLKDLGHNVIICKINHIRENGWKKSYNLEFLDLPELDVMYINYLQVPKLNFYIGLVSKLSRIVKENSIDIVHVHYATQSFAAYLLKKKTGTPYVITSHGSGVSVNMLNALYAKKTKKAFLFADAVMYVSKDLQKLAHNSDLHNLNEYITYNGVDFTLNPINRKIENDNLNKICFVGNLIDIKRSQYLPEIFRSIKDKYPSAEFTIIGNGENRELIKEKLSVLELNSCVNLLTDTIPQIELFKILSNNDLLILPSKYEAFGCVLIEAMMCGCQVVVSENGGMPEVVGDFGSIVPDSEAWINDFSSAVVYRLSNPVGYEKLKLRAKEFSWENTVKMEESIYKRCLTK
- a CDS encoding glycosyltransferase family 4 protein, which gives rise to MNIIYHIPWEIKVGRKSATGIRPLEMLEAFKNLGCNVYTVMGSGHDRKVAIRSIKTLINSGVKFDFVYSESSTAPTFIASGWKDFLKYGSLDLKFLKYCRKNGLKLGLFYRDIYWRYPEYMEEIPFLKRIILQLTYRLDLIWYKKWVTNLYLPSVKMSRLLGKYSFNVKGLPPAGSEIDYIDNLNNKKQDLNLFYVGGTNENYKLHKLFKIVSNKIGTKLRYCTRKDEWNIVSSQYKSGSNIEVIHKSGKELKEELINADIGMLFFETDEYRTFAMPVKMFEYLSYGIPVIATEGTAAGDWVKKNGVGWTIPYSEEALDNLLNNLIENPNQIVNTKKNISNVLKDNLWSSRAEQVIKDLR
- a CDS encoding polysaccharide deacetylase family protein produces the protein MIRVEGPDNNRVQREYICHVLFNEILGIEYTFTPSNKDSWTIGFDNGLIIIPDLLKDKYNKEDIPKVVNFYELPFTPEKDIPGIFTHGEYNRSGNVVTLPIDIFSSSFFMLSRWEESVLSDLAPNGRFSATDSLSYKNNFLDRPVVNEYITWIWNILVELGYSSIKEEKNWELVTTHDIDMIRFHRVKRYLGDIVKHASIKRFLGRLMLLGSNPWDSFDWIMDLSERAGIKSHFYLLVGGKDRMDRDFNLKDPLIRNIIDKIKRRGHIVGIHPSYSSAIEKKQWLLELDKAKTFTNCNIVEGRQHYLRWLPKSTLTMWEEGNMELDSTLGYHNAPGYRCGTGNIFTLFNLEKNRPSTVKERPLIFMDGTFRDYLKVTPEKSLDYFKLFKEKSVKYSMPLTILFHNSSFDRLTWAGWDSLYTSILNLSGGKK
- a CDS encoding glycosyltransferase: MKVLVLASWYPSPMWEDLGDFVEKQVNALNKNGIETDVIYPNIYSPKRILKCKKISLGIKKDRRNNNSVYIGYGIKTHLNSFDSYRTKRLGQKLFKLYVKENGLPDIIHLHNFMAGDLAVWIKNKYGIPYIVTEHYTGFARNIVTPFEKKIAGRVFENSSRNIAVSEPFRKILEDVTNKTFITIPNLIDTDYFIPGGSKFDHYTFINVADVVPKKNQQLLLRAISKLVEKGLDIRCIFVGDGPDKKGLENLAVSLGIDRFVTFTGFKPRSEVKTLLQKSHCFVLPSLHETFGIVVIEALAAGIPVIATPSGGPEWILKNSNVGQIIDWNIEELTQAMEDWMTISINSDTLHSWVVDNYSDRVICQSLKKLYKEVLDC
- a CDS encoding glycosyltransferase; the encoded protein is MKKVLLVSPYPYSKTGRGMDVLTECFEEEDWDTNHLKFPNVFYSVNKSNSFDTKVTEFTSKKALIPYVDGFMKWFPRFLFNIMVKYQQKKASFIDFSKYDYVVLESGKPLFLLDKIPHKTKIIYRQSDSVRHVLGKNRYYIALEDKVYSRATKIIVVKDRFKNLLDSQTQKKVRVIRNGYSFPKDVNLSNPYRGDRKNAIYVGLTKLDAPTLKSICLKNDNLDVHIFGNCITPWDLKKLNKIENFYYHGFEPRDVYLSYIKYADVAIFPFKPWDAMEWVGFTSKYLNFMYFKLPVVSYLTGELSEFDGMGVLFPKDAEEFAVMVKDVIERGEKVDSKIDFHFYSHPQRKKEYKEFIKECENGD
- a CDS encoding lipid II flippase MurJ, with translation MKFLKGKNSYGEAVKILFIFDNLTKILNFAKNIIIAAALGFTKIPDAYNLSRSINGTFYGTLTEALLAGSLPHLNEREDIQEKINFLYSLIIVVISFFTIISLVLFIFFPNIMDLLAPGFTIEQKRLVFIFFLLQLPMSFLTVFSYAFESYFRSEQIFGIVNVVKFIVAIIAFSLMFFFIKNNFYFLALGPLIGTVIGFLFLLSQIPKKMTKFDPKVIQLLRFALPLILGGSFTIINSFVDKGFSSTLPVGQLTTLDLSMRLVEQIKGLIAGPLVGALYAFLSLSITRKNYKVAQQQLSQITDNLITLFSLVFILFILFGKFALSIMFQHGIVNSDDINLLYEVTLISFPVCFSLVNVLVMVMYSFKNSKIVTISGIFTTLLNVFLNFVFVKVFGIYALASATLFVVLLNALIISLFVKHKYNFVTYTWKHFIIIFTSIVSCYLIIIFDIDIYISTIFILILIGELLAFRLITMDKILSLKNKVIKRR